In the genome of Pseudomonas protegens, one region contains:
- the trfA gene encoding plasmid replication initiator TrfA, with the protein MLARIEANQKRSLAKPQEVKVEDEINLLPNWSESVRRVPNVALRSALFGAIGKGNRPYVEQMEINAIGGVSIFYTGALLDQGDLDVWETVLHLARMQELGSECRVTAYRLLKILGKTDTGKNRKILDKHISRLKATALQIKVGIHSYEGSFIHEVYRAQDERSERIYAIRLNPKLHVLFNGSQYTNVNWSVRQALHGKPLAQWVHGFYSSHAKSYDYKIETLHQLCGSRAKSLSDFKKDLRRSLEAVALASTAEGLPFSYLLEGNLVQVKTTPSASQQRYLAKKR; encoded by the coding sequence ATGCTTGCTCGGATTGAGGCAAATCAGAAGCGCTCTCTTGCTAAGCCCCAAGAGGTAAAAGTTGAGGATGAGATTAATTTACTGCCGAACTGGTCAGAATCGGTACGTCGTGTTCCGAACGTCGCTCTACGCTCAGCCTTATTTGGTGCAATTGGAAAAGGAAATCGGCCATATGTTGAACAAATGGAAATTAACGCTATCGGCGGTGTCAGTATTTTCTATACGGGCGCACTACTTGATCAGGGTGATCTAGATGTGTGGGAGACGGTGTTGCACCTGGCGCGAATGCAGGAGTTGGGTTCGGAGTGCAGGGTAACCGCGTATCGGCTGCTGAAAATTCTTGGTAAAACAGATACAGGGAAGAATCGAAAGATTCTAGATAAGCATATTAGCAGGCTCAAGGCTACAGCGTTGCAGATTAAGGTGGGGATACATTCATATGAGGGAAGCTTTATTCATGAAGTATATCGTGCTCAAGATGAGCGAAGTGAGCGTATATACGCCATTCGGTTGAATCCAAAGCTTCATGTGCTGTTTAATGGCAGTCAGTATACCAATGTGAACTGGTCCGTTCGCCAAGCACTACATGGAAAGCCACTTGCTCAGTGGGTGCACGGATTTTATTCGTCGCATGCAAAATCTTATGATTACAAAATTGAGACCTTGCACCAACTATGCGGGAGTCGTGCGAAGTCTTTATCTGACTTCAAAAAAGATTTGCGCCGCTCCCTTGAAGCTGTAGCGCTTGCAAGCACCGCAGAGGGACTACCATTTAGCTATCTTTTGGAAGGAAATCTAGTGCAGGTTAAAACTACCCCAAGCGCTTCACAGCAGCGCTATCTGGCGAAAAAACGCTGA
- a CDS encoding AlpA family transcriptional regulator, with protein MASQPISPLLLRLPGVCALVGLSKSQIYRLIRSGDFPPGVSLGANSVAWPAEQVHAWVVQKISASIPQ; from the coding sequence ATGGCTAGTCAACCAATCTCACCTTTACTGCTTCGTTTGCCTGGCGTCTGTGCCCTGGTAGGGCTTAGCAAATCTCAGATCTACCGGTTGATCCGGTCTGGCGATTTCCCACCAGGCGTTTCCCTTGGTGCGAACTCCGTGGCTTGGCCTGCCGAGCAAGTGCATGCCTGGGTGGTGCAGAAGATCAGTGCATCCATTCCTCAGTGA
- a CDS encoding tyrosine-type recombinase/integrase, translating into MPLTALQVKNAAPRERDYGLADGAGLFLWIRAAGGKSWRFRFRLDGKQSHISLGTIEKVTLAQARQHASEARQLVAQGRHPGLERKVARAQAAVSRANTFKSLALEWHQHKSPRWSAGYATDVIEAFELDIFPQVGSFPLAEIKPMQWLQVFRRIESRGALEKLRKVRQRCQEVYRFAIATGRVEYNPIADIGGALQTPTSRHYPFLPIAELPDLIHSFQACPGHDVVKIATRLLILTGVRTAELRGAPWSEFDLDKELWVIPAERMKMRRAHSVPLPKQAVAALRELEGITGGYTLAFPGRNDPAKPMSEAAINQLLKRSGYDGRATGHGVRHTMSTTLHEQGYRSEWVETQLAHVDKNSIRGTYNHAQYLDGRREMLQWYADHLDSLSLNRVVVSAASVERNT; encoded by the coding sequence ATGCCTTTGACGGCACTACAGGTTAAGAATGCCGCTCCACGTGAAAGGGACTATGGGCTTGCCGACGGGGCAGGCTTGTTTCTCTGGATTCGTGCAGCGGGTGGCAAGTCGTGGCGCTTTCGATTCCGCTTAGATGGCAAGCAGTCACACATTTCGCTTGGCACCATCGAAAAGGTCACTCTTGCGCAGGCGCGACAGCATGCCTCAGAGGCCCGTCAGCTTGTGGCACAGGGGCGACATCCTGGGCTTGAGCGAAAGGTTGCACGAGCGCAGGCAGCGGTCTCACGTGCGAATACTTTCAAAAGCCTGGCGTTGGAGTGGCATCAGCACAAGTCGCCTCGTTGGTCAGCAGGTTATGCCACTGATGTAATCGAGGCCTTTGAACTCGATATCTTTCCGCAAGTCGGGTCTTTCCCGTTAGCTGAAATCAAGCCCATGCAGTGGTTGCAGGTCTTCCGCCGTATCGAGTCCAGAGGCGCTCTCGAAAAACTGCGCAAGGTTCGGCAGCGTTGCCAAGAGGTTTATCGTTTTGCGATTGCCACTGGACGTGTTGAGTACAACCCCATCGCAGATATCGGAGGGGCGCTTCAAACCCCAACGTCTCGACACTACCCCTTCTTGCCCATCGCAGAGCTACCCGACTTGATACACAGCTTTCAGGCATGTCCTGGGCACGATGTGGTGAAAATCGCTACCCGCCTACTCATTCTGACAGGGGTACGAACTGCTGAGTTGAGGGGAGCGCCCTGGTCTGAATTCGATCTTGATAAAGAGCTATGGGTCATCCCCGCTGAGCGAATGAAAATGCGCCGCGCTCATTCTGTGCCTTTGCCTAAACAGGCAGTGGCTGCATTGCGTGAGTTAGAGGGCATTACTGGCGGCTATACCCTTGCATTCCCTGGCCGGAACGATCCAGCCAAGCCCATGAGCGAGGCTGCCATAAATCAGCTACTCAAGCGCTCTGGTTACGACGGTCGTGCTACAGGGCATGGGGTCCGCCATACGATGTCGACTACTTTGCATGAACAAGGATATCGCAGCGAATGGGTCGAAACTCAGTTAGCGCATGTGGACAAAAACAGTATTCGCGGCACATACAATCATGCCCAGTATTTGGACGGTCGTCGTGAGATGCTCCAGTGGTATGCGGACCATCTGGATTCACTATCATTGAACAGGGTAGTCGTTTCCGCTGCATCGGTGGAGAGAAATACATGA
- the pnp gene encoding polyribonucleotide nucleotidyltransferase, with protein sequence MNPVIKKFQFGQSTVTLETGRIARQASGAVLVTVDDDVSVLVTVVGAKQADPGKGFFPLSVHYQEKTYAAGKIPGGFFKREGRPSEKETLTSRLIDRPIRPLFPEGFMNEVQVVCTVVSTSKKTDPDIAAMIGTSAALAISGIPFDGPIGAARVAFHESTGYLLNPTYEQLAASSLDMVVAGTEEAVLMVESEAKELTEDQMLGAVLFAHDEFQSVIKAVKELAAEAAKPTWDWAAAPEATELLGAIRAEFGEAISQAYTITVKADRYARLGELKDQVVAKLSGEEGQPSAAEVKAAFGEIEYRTVRENIVNGKPRIDGRDTRTVRPLNIEVGVLPKTHGSALFTRGETQALVVATLGTARDAQLLDTLEGEKKDPFMLHYNFPPFSVGECGRMGGAGRREIGHGRLARRSVQAMLPAADVFPYTIRVVSEITESNGSSSMASVCGASLALMDAGVPMKAPVAGIAMGLVKEGEKFAVLTDILGDEDHLGDMDFKVAGTAKGVTALQMDIKIKGITEEIMEIALGQALEARLNILGQMNQIIGQSRSELSANAPTMIAMKIDTDKIRDVIGKGGATIRAICEETKASIDIEDDGSIKIFGETKEAAEAARQRVLGITAEAEIGKIYLGKVERIVDFGAFVNILPGKDGLVHISMLSDARVEKVTDILKEGQEVEVLVLDVDNRGRIKLSIKDVAAAKASGV encoded by the coding sequence GTGAACCCGGTAATCAAAAAATTCCAGTTCGGTCAGTCGACCGTCACCCTCGAGACTGGCCGTATCGCCCGTCAAGCCTCCGGCGCAGTATTGGTCACCGTTGACGACGACGTCAGCGTATTGGTGACCGTGGTTGGCGCCAAGCAAGCCGATCCAGGCAAGGGCTTCTTCCCTCTGTCCGTGCACTACCAGGAAAAGACTTACGCTGCCGGTAAGATCCCTGGCGGTTTCTTCAAGCGCGAAGGCCGTCCTTCCGAGAAAGAAACCCTGACCTCGCGTCTGATCGACCGTCCGATCCGCCCTCTGTTCCCAGAAGGCTTCATGAACGAAGTGCAGGTTGTCTGCACCGTGGTTTCCACCAGCAAGAAGACCGATCCGGACATCGCGGCGATGATCGGTACCTCGGCAGCCCTGGCGATCTCCGGCATTCCTTTCGACGGCCCGATCGGCGCCGCTCGCGTGGCTTTCCACGAAAGCACCGGCTACCTGCTGAACCCGACCTACGAGCAACTGGCTGCTTCGAGCCTGGACATGGTCGTGGCCGGTACCGAAGAAGCCGTACTGATGGTTGAATCGGAAGCCAAAGAGCTGACCGAAGACCAGATGCTGGGCGCTGTACTGTTCGCCCACGACGAATTCCAGTCGGTGATCAAGGCGGTCAAAGAGCTGGCCGCCGAAGCTGCCAAGCCTACCTGGGACTGGGCTGCTGCCCCAGAAGCCACCGAACTGCTGGGCGCTATCCGTGCCGAGTTCGGCGAAGCCATCTCCCAGGCTTACACCATCACCGTCAAGGCCGACCGTTATGCGCGCCTGGGCGAGCTGAAAGACCAAGTGGTCGCCAAGCTCTCCGGTGAAGAAGGCCAGCCTTCGGCTGCCGAAGTCAAAGCCGCTTTCGGCGAGATCGAATACCGCACCGTTCGCGAAAACATCGTCAACGGCAAGCCACGTATCGACGGCCGCGACACCCGCACCGTGCGTCCGCTGAACATCGAAGTCGGCGTCCTGCCCAAGACTCACGGTTCGGCCCTGTTCACCCGTGGCGAAACCCAGGCCCTGGTGGTTGCGACCCTGGGTACTGCCCGCGACGCACAGCTGCTGGACACCCTGGAAGGCGAGAAGAAAGACCCCTTCATGCTGCACTACAACTTCCCTCCGTTCTCGGTGGGCGAGTGTGGTCGCATGGGCGGCGCGGGTCGTCGTGAAATCGGTCACGGCCGTCTGGCCCGTCGTTCGGTCCAGGCCATGCTGCCAGCCGCCGACGTGTTCCCTTACACCATCCGCGTCGTATCGGAAATCACCGAATCCAACGGTTCCAGCTCCATGGCTTCCGTGTGCGGTGCTTCCCTGGCACTGATGGACGCCGGTGTACCGATGAAGGCACCGGTTGCCGGTATCGCCATGGGTCTGGTTAAAGAAGGCGAGAAGTTCGCCGTCCTGACCGACATCCTGGGTGACGAAGACCACCTGGGCGACATGGACTTCAAGGTAGCCGGTACCGCCAAAGGCGTCACCGCGCTGCAGATGGACATCAAGATCAAGGGCATCACCGAAGAAATCATGGAGATCGCCCTGGGCCAGGCCCTGGAAGCTCGCCTGAACATCCTCGGCCAGATGAACCAGATCATCGGTCAGTCCCGTAGCGAACTGTCGGCCAACGCACCGACCATGATCGCGATGAAGATCGACACCGACAAGATCCGTGACGTCATCGGTAAAGGCGGCGCCACCATTCGCGCGATCTGCGAAGAAACCAAGGCTTCGATCGACATCGAAGACGACGGTTCGATCAAGATCTTCGGCGAAACCAAGGAAGCTGCAGAGGCCGCGCGTCAGCGCGTTCTGGGCATCACCGCGGAAGCCGAGATCGGCAAGATCTACCTCGGCAAGGTTGAGCGCATCGTCGACTTCGGCGCCTTCGTCAACATCCTGCCGGGCAAGGACGGTCTGGTGCACATCTCCATGCTGAGCGACGCTCGCGTTGAGAAAGTCACCGACATCCTGAAAGAAGGTCAGGAAGTGGAAGTGCTGGTACTGGACGTGGACAACCGCGGCCGTATCAAGCTGTCCATCAAAGACGTGGCAGCAGCCAAGGCTTCGGGCGTTTAA
- the rpsO gene encoding 30S ribosomal protein S15 gives MALSVEEKAQIVTDYQQAVGDTGSPEVQVALLTANINKLQGHFKANGKDHHSRRGLIRMVNQRRKLLDYLKGKDLSRYSTLIGRLGLRR, from the coding sequence ATGGCACTCAGCGTTGAAGAAAAAGCTCAGATCGTAACCGACTACCAGCAAGCTGTTGGTGACACTGGTTCGCCAGAAGTGCAAGTTGCACTGCTGACCGCCAACATCAACAAACTGCAAGGTCACTTCAAAGCCAACGGTAAAGACCACCACTCCCGTCGTGGCCTGATCCGCATGGTAAACCAGCGTCGTAAGCTGCTGGACTACCTGAAAGGCAAAGACCTGAGCCGTTACAGCACCCTGATCGGTCGTCTGGGTCTGCGTCGCTAA
- the truB gene encoding tRNA pseudouridine(55) synthase TruB, whose translation MAQVKRIRRNVSGIILLDKPLGFTSNAALQKVRWLLNAEKAGHTGSLDPLATGVLPLCFGEATKFSQYLLDSDKGYETLMQLGKTTTTADAEGEVLQTREVTVGRADIEAVLPEFRGEIKQIPPMYSALKRDGQPLYKLARAGEVVEREPRSVTIARLELLAFEGDTARLAVDCSKGTYIRTLVEDIGEKLGCGAYVAELRRTQAGPFSLAQTVTLEELEAVHAEGGNEAVDRFLMPSDSGLLDWPLLQFSEHSAFYWLNGQPVRAPDAPKFGMVRVQDHNGRFIGIGEVSEDGRIAPRRLIRSE comes from the coding sequence GTGGCTCAGGTCAAGCGTATCCGTCGTAACGTCAGCGGCATCATCCTTCTGGACAAGCCGCTGGGCTTCACCTCCAACGCGGCGCTGCAGAAAGTCCGCTGGTTGCTCAATGCCGAGAAGGCCGGTCACACCGGCAGCCTCGATCCACTGGCCACCGGTGTGCTGCCGCTGTGCTTTGGCGAGGCCACCAAGTTCTCGCAATACCTGCTCGATTCCGACAAGGGTTACGAAACCCTGATGCAATTGGGCAAGACCACCACCACCGCGGACGCTGAAGGCGAAGTTTTGCAGACCCGTGAAGTGACCGTTGGTCGTGCCGATATCGAAGCGGTATTGCCGGAATTTCGCGGTGAAATCAAACAGATACCGCCGATGTACTCCGCCCTCAAGCGCGATGGCCAGCCCCTCTACAAACTGGCTCGTGCAGGGGAAGTGGTGGAGCGCGAACCGCGTTCTGTTACTATTGCGCGCTTGGAATTACTCGCCTTTGAAGGCGACACTGCGCGCCTGGCGGTGGACTGCAGCAAAGGCACCTATATCCGCACCCTGGTGGAAGATATCGGTGAAAAACTTGGCTGCGGTGCTTACGTTGCAGAATTGCGACGGACCCAGGCCGGACCTTTCAGCCTGGCCCAGACGGTCACCCTGGAAGAGCTTGAAGCCGTGCACGCCGAAGGCGGCAACGAAGCGGTAGATCGCTTCCTGATGCCATCGGACAGCGGTCTGCTGGATTGGCCCCTGCTGCAGTTCTCGGAGCACAGCGCGTTCTACTGGCTCAATGGCCAGCCGGTGCGTGCCCCGGATGCGCCGAAGTTCGGCATGGTGCGGGTACAGGATCACAACGGTCGCTTCATCGGTATCGGTGAAGTGAGCGAAGACGGGCGCATCGCGCCGCGTCGACTGATTCGGTCAGAATGA
- the rbfA gene encoding 30S ribosome-binding factor RbfA, with the protein MAKEYSRTQRIGDQMQRELAQLIRREVKDPRVGLVTITAVEVSRDVGHAKIFITVMGQENAEEIAQSIKVLNSAAGFLRMQLAKEMKLRSVPQLHFHYDESVARGAHLSALIERAVAEDSQHGDAPAPEDAKE; encoded by the coding sequence ATGGCAAAAGAATACAGCCGTACCCAACGTATCGGTGATCAGATGCAGCGCGAACTGGCGCAACTGATCCGTCGCGAAGTCAAGGATCCACGCGTCGGCCTGGTGACCATCACCGCCGTGGAAGTCAGCCGCGATGTCGGTCACGCGAAGATCTTCATCACCGTGATGGGCCAGGAAAACGCCGAAGAGATCGCCCAGAGCATCAAGGTACTGAACTCGGCGGCAGGTTTCCTGCGCATGCAACTGGCCAAGGAAATGAAGCTGCGCAGCGTGCCGCAACTGCACTTCCATTACGACGAAAGCGTGGCCCGCGGGGCGCACTTGTCGGCCCTGATCGAGCGCGCCGTGGCTGAAGACAGCCAGCATGGCGACGCGCCTGCCCCTGAAGACGCCAAGGAGTAA